GGTGAATTGCATCTTGTTATCCTACCAGATTCTGCGATTCCGGCTCACAGGAACATAGGGCCGGGAGGCGGACATTAGAGCAAAATTTACGAAATTCAAACGGTTTGTCCGTGGAAACACCGAACAAACTTAAGGGGTGTGGGGTCCGAGACCCCACATCTTGTTCTTCTTTTTACCCGTCTTCAAAAAGACGGGTAAAAAGAAGAATAGAAAGCTTGGGGCCACAGGCCCCAAACCCCTTAAACGTTGCGAAGTTTGCGCGTCAGCGCTTCCACATCACGCGCAATCTGGTCATCCGCCTGCAACAGTTCCTCGACCTTCTTCACGGCGTGCAGAACGGTAGTATGATCCCGTCCGCCGAAGCGGCGGCCGATATCCGGATAGGAGCGCGTGGTGTGTTGCTTGCACAGCCACATGGCCACCTGGCGCGGACGCGCCACGGAACGCGTGCGGCGCTCGGACAGAAGATCCGCCTGCTTCAGGCCGAAATGATCGGAAACCAGCTTCTGGATTTCATCCACGGTGACGCGGCGCTCGACGGCCACCTTCAAATTCGGCTGCAACAGCGCCATAGCTTCTTCCAAGGTCAAACTCCCAAGACGCGGCCCAGCGGACGCCACCAGGGTATTGACCGCGCCTTCAAGCTCGCGGATCGACCCCGGCACACGCTCGGCCAGAAAATGTAAAACATCGGAACGCGGGTTCTGGGCAGCGCCCAGGCGTTGCGACAACTGTTCGAGCTTGCGCTCGATAATGCCCATGCGCAAAGACTGATCAGCCACATCCAGCGCGCACACCAGCCCGGAGGACAGGTGCGAACGCAGGCGCGCTTCGATCTCGGTCAGTTGCGAAGGCGGACGATCGGCCGTGAAAACGACACGGCGATTGTTTTCGATCAGCGAGGTCAGCGTATGGAACAGCTCTTCCTGGCTGGAGGTCTTGCCGCCGATGAAATGCACGTCATCGATCAGCAGCAGGTCGGCGCCGCGCACCTCGTCCTTGAAGGCGGCCGTGGACTTGTCCAGCAGCGCCTTGACGAAGGTGGAGGTGAATTTTTCGGCGGTCAGATAGACGATCTTGGCATCCGGACGGCGGCTCTGCGCCTCCCAGCCGATGGCGTTCAAAAGGTGCGTCTTGCCGTAGCCGTAAGGGCCATGGAAAAACACCGGATTGAAATGGCCGTCCGCCCAGCTCGCCACCTGGCGCGACATCTGGAAAGCGAATTCATTGCCTCGGCCAGCCACGAAACTGTCGA
This sequence is a window from Asticcacaulis sp.. Protein-coding genes within it:
- the dnaA gene encoding chromosomal replication initiator protein DnaA, which translates into the protein MTSWSPILPETVWSKVAMVLRKELGEGPFNSYVAPSSVRTGPYGDPVLVTPTAYARDWISRNAARRAQELWTQHDPDSRVLEIKSRVEYEDATRNSETPAVDAVPVKDVTPGAVPVVVEAVAPNRIGGLQERLTFDSFVAGRGNEFAFQMSRQVASWADGHFNPVFFHGPYGYGKTHLLNAIGWEAQSRRPDAKIVYLTAEKFTSTFVKALLDKSTAAFKDEVRGADLLLIDDVHFIGGKTSSQEELFHTLTSLIENNRRVVFTADRPPSQLTEIEARLRSHLSSGLVCALDVADQSLRMGIIERKLEQLSQRLGAAQNPRSDVLHFLAERVPGSIRELEGAVNTLVASAGPRLGSLTLEEAMALLQPNLKVAVERRVTVDEIQKLVSDHFGLKQADLLSERRTRSVARPRQVAMWLCKQHTTRSYPDIGRRFGGRDHTTVLHAVKKVEELLQADDQIARDVEALTRKLRNV